A single window of Polaribacter sp. SA4-10 DNA harbors:
- a CDS encoding ice-binding family protein: protein MKKYLFLYTATILLLLNSSRSISQTLELGILSSFAGFSGAGPVTNGAAAEWTGDVGTNIGVITGTYTGDEYNATAKTARARYDLMRMYIHLNDLFVDYPNTHAAAFGAGESLSPGVYSISAAGSIAGNLILDGGGDPDAFFVIKFLGAMTVGAGSEIILTNGTKPCNVFFMSDSSISIAAGVIIKGTLFSKVGAIIIGADAIVEGRMLTMSGAITTGAAVSISVPSGTSTIPIFCEHGCGPAPEVDILGVVSEFTLYTSAGAVGNTGISVINGEIGTNAGAITGYSTTSIHLGTENLLNALTAQAKIDLDNAYIALMALPISGGIHGAGFGAAGAGETLSTGVYHTAAAGTLTGTITLDAAGDSDAIFVMRFGGAFSVAANSRIILANGAKRCNVFWLAGAGAATGAITIGAGAVLKGNFLSHGGACNSGVGVFLAGRQLSTSGAVNTSTGVVYIDPECVISSTITTIDTDSDSITDDLDIDDDNDGIVGTMEDITDLDGDGIPNHLDLDADNDGIPDNIEAQPITNYSPLTGTDSDNDGLDDAYDATINGSSHGTRSIGIAPVNTDKNATIGADATANYLDLDSDGDGIPDNIEAQPTVGYVAPTGAVGDNGLYDIYESDDTFSANGLGNAGGVDLINTDGGANPDYLDTDSDNEGDDDTIEAGLTLSGIIATNGLDNNYVNGTDPNGIFDNTQTDNFLDEDGDVLTIGDLDYRDPTDDGIPMITQIYQLGNERWIEISNIHPTKSIAANLIKIQLYKNKAGDQTDVTPDENYLITTSIAPEKSVLIKNNSNTIANLDGSATVVTNDLLTDFINGDDIITLSSLNDVSPYTSRYDEVAAITDNTSIIREDEILIHNKDYTSTEWITFINSALDPYRVLASGGPERHPHDPLISEIISADTNANTLLGLHKIGLTTRLAESWSNGFPDRSRHVVISNDYNHKNSRLSARKLVVNENIKLSITDRLLVVTNDIEFSNTQSEIRLVGSSQLIQTHTGLSQIIGDGKLLVDQNSLAPTLYRYNYFSSPVNTIGESTYNLEAILKDGTTSLDATTPIGTIAKDISFIGGYDGATTDPISLADYWVYTYSPSPDGRSNYVHKYKNQEISKGDGFMLKGPGRPQNYTFVGTPNDGTFNTITSIGPNEYYLIGNPFPSAISVKKFIEDNINSTTATLYFWQHLGEDITINESDGHYFGGYIGGYATSNIAMGVSANNPSFSSPVDFTLEAEDANELDGTSINDDGKTVIKLGAISEYITFSNISRGVDTLRINYKSYVDKSININISNTNGVRGYNIILTSTNGIYTNGIIELCIATGSSITFTSNDVNSIYIDNVWFKDDDGQIECAPSTGDASYTAPEPYIAIGQGFFIQGDSTDGGPIIFNNSQREFKIEETGTSVFFKGKNNKSKEILQSQLPLLKLGMNFTDNQENRLHREIGISFHETNSFAFDKGYDSEIYDLSATDMYWKFPNDDLAYVIAGVQEVTPSLEVPLGIKMGYNGSISIMIDDIKNIDQDIFIKDKLTNQTQKINNASATYQLEEGSYLDRFVLSFSEESVLSNDNFDLVVDNIKVYVNNNSILISKDDEVNIKNVSLYSLLGKKVRLWEIIKNKKSYSLKIENQISTGVYIVKIKTSKGEVNKKIIIE from the coding sequence ATGAAAAAATATTTATTTTTATATACAGCAACAATACTTCTTTTACTCAATTCAAGTAGAAGTATCAGTCAAACACTTGAACTAGGAATACTTAGTTCTTTTGCAGGTTTTAGTGGAGCTGGACCAGTTACAAATGGAGCTGCAGCCGAATGGACAGGAGATGTTGGTACTAATATAGGAGTAATAACCGGAACTTACACAGGCGATGAATACAATGCAACCGCTAAAACAGCTCGAGCTAGGTACGATTTGATGAGAATGTATATTCACCTTAATGATCTTTTTGTTGATTATCCTAACACACATGCTGCTGCCTTTGGAGCAGGAGAATCTCTTTCTCCTGGAGTTTATTCTATTAGTGCTGCTGGATCTATAGCAGGAAATCTTATTCTTGATGGTGGTGGTGACCCTGATGCATTCTTTGTAATTAAATTTTTAGGAGCAATGACCGTAGGCGCTGGGTCAGAAATTATTTTAACAAATGGAACAAAACCCTGTAATGTATTTTTTATGTCTGATAGCAGTATCTCTATTGCGGCAGGTGTTATTATAAAAGGAACTTTATTTTCAAAAGTAGGGGCTATTATCATTGGTGCAGATGCTATTGTAGAAGGAAGAATGCTAACCATGTCTGGAGCAATAACTACTGGAGCTGCAGTAAGTATTAGTGTACCTTCTGGCACTAGTACTATTCCAATATTTTGTGAACATGGATGTGGTCCTGCTCCTGAAGTAGATATTTTAGGGGTTGTTTCAGAATTTACACTTTACACTAGCGCAGGTGCTGTAGGAAACACAGGTATTTCAGTAATTAATGGTGAAATTGGCACAAACGCTGGAGCTATAACTGGTTACTCTACTACTAGTATTCATTTAGGAACAGAAAATCTATTAAATGCGCTTACAGCTCAAGCTAAAATTGATTTAGACAATGCTTACATTGCACTTATGGCTTTGCCTATTTCTGGCGGTATCCATGGGGCTGGTTTTGGGGCAGCAGGTGCAGGAGAGACACTTAGTACTGGAGTTTACCATACAGCAGCAGCAGGAACTTTAACAGGAACTATTACTCTTGATGCGGCAGGAGATTCAGATGCAATATTTGTAATGAGATTTGGAGGAGCATTTAGCGTAGCAGCAAATTCAAGAATAATCTTAGCCAATGGTGCAAAACGCTGTAATGTTTTTTGGCTTGCTGGAGCCGGTGCCGCTACTGGAGCAATTACTATTGGTGCTGGAGCAGTTTTAAAAGGTAATTTCTTATCACATGGTGGTGCTTGTAATTCCGGTGTAGGAGTATTTTTAGCAGGAAGGCAACTTTCTACAAGTGGGGCCGTTAACACAAGTACAGGTGTTGTATATATTGATCCAGAATGTGTTATCTCAAGCACTATAACAACTATTGACACAGATAGTGATAGTATTACAGATGATTTAGACATAGACGATGATAATGATGGAATTGTAGGCACTATGGAAGACATTACTGATCTCGATGGTGATGGCATTCCTAATCACCTAGATTTAGATGCAGATAACGATGGTATCCCAGACAATATTGAAGCACAACCTATAACGAATTATAGTCCACTTACAGGAACAGATTCTGATAATGATGGTTTAGATGATGCATACGATGCAACCATAAATGGAAGTTCACATGGAACTAGATCAATTGGTATTGCACCCGTAAATACAGATAAAAATGCAACCATAGGAGCAGATGCAACTGCAAATTATTTAGATCTAGATTCAGATGGAGATGGAATTCCAGATAATATAGAAGCACAACCAACTGTTGGTTATGTAGCACCCACAGGAGCTGTTGGAGATAATGGACTTTATGATATATATGAAAGTGATGATACTTTTAGCGCTAATGGATTAGGAAATGCTGGTGGTGTTGATTTAATAAACACAGATGGAGGTGCTAATCCAGATTACCTAGATACAGATTCTGATAATGAAGGAGATGATGATACGATAGAAGCAGGATTAACACTTTCTGGTATAATTGCCACAAATGGCTTAGACAATAATTATGTTAACGGTACAGATCCTAATGGAATATTTGACAATACCCAAACAGATAATTTTCTCGATGAAGATGGAGATGTTCTTACTATTGGAGATCTAGATTATAGAGACCCAACTGATGATGGCATTCCTATGATTACTCAAATATATCAACTTGGTAATGAAAGATGGATCGAAATTTCGAATATTCATCCTACCAAAAGCATTGCGGCTAATCTAATTAAGATTCAATTATATAAAAATAAAGCTGGAGATCAAACTGACGTAACTCCAGATGAAAATTATTTAATTACAACTTCAATAGCTCCTGAAAAATCTGTTTTAATTAAAAACAATTCTAATACAATTGCCAATTTAGACGGTTCTGCTACGGTTGTTACTAACGACTTATTGACCGATTTTATAAATGGAGACGATATTATCACATTATCTTCATTAAATGATGTCTCTCCTTATACATCTAGATATGATGAAGTAGCGGCTATAACAGATAATACTTCTATAATAAGGGAAGATGAAATTTTAATACACAATAAAGATTACACATCAACAGAATGGATAACATTTATTAATTCAGCGCTAGATCCTTATAGAGTTTTAGCTTCCGGAGGACCAGAAAGACACCCTCATGACCCTTTAATTTCTGAAATAATAAGCGCTGATACAAATGCTAATACATTATTAGGCTTACACAAGATAGGTCTCACAACTAGATTAGCTGAATCTTGGTCTAATGGTTTTCCCGACAGGTCTAGACATGTTGTTATCAGTAACGATTACAACCACAAAAATAGCAGATTAAGTGCTAGAAAACTAGTTGTTAATGAAAATATTAAATTGTCTATTACTGATAGACTATTAGTTGTTACTAACGATATAGAATTCTCGAACACCCAAAGTGAAATTAGATTAGTGGGTTCGTCTCAATTAATACAAACACATACAGGACTGTCTCAAATAATTGGTGACGGAAAATTATTAGTAGATCAAAACTCTTTAGCACCTACCTTATATAGGTATAATTACTTCAGTTCTCCTGTAAATACAATTGGAGAGAGCACCTACAATTTAGAAGCTATTTTAAAAGATGGTACAACATCTTTAGATGCAACAACTCCTATTGGTACTATTGCTAAAGATATTTCGTTTATTGGCGGTTATGACGGGGCTACTACAGATCCTATCTCTTTGGCTGATTATTGGGTGTATACCTATTCTCCAAGCCCAGATGGGCGATCTAATTATGTTCATAAATATAAAAATCAAGAAATAAGCAAGGGAGATGGTTTTATGCTTAAAGGACCAGGAAGACCTCAAAACTATACTTTTGTAGGAACTCCTAATGATGGAACTTTTAATACGATAACTTCTATCGGTCCAAATGAATATTATTTAATAGGAAATCCTTTTCCATCTGCAATTAGTGTTAAAAAATTTATAGAAGACAATATAAATTCTACAACTGCAACGTTATATTTCTGGCAACATTTAGGGGAAGATATTACTATTAATGAATCTGATGGACATTATTTTGGTGGATATATTGGTGGTTATGCTACAAGTAATATAGCTATGGGAGTATCTGCTAATAATCCTTCTTTCAGCTCACCGGTAGATTTCACTTTAGAAGCTGAAGATGCAAACGAGTTAGATGGTACATCAATAAATGATGATGGTAAAACAGTTATTAAATTGGGTGCTATAAGTGAATATATTACGTTTTCTAATATTTCCAGAGGCGTAGATACATTAAGAATTAATTATAAATCATATGTAGATAAAAGCATTAATATTAATATAAGTAATACAAACGGAGTGAGAGGTTACAACATAATTTTAACTTCAACAAACGGTATTTACACAAATGGCATTATTGAATTATGTATAGCCACTGGCAGTAGCATTACCTTTACCTCTAATGATGTAAATTCTATTTACATAGATAATGTATGGTTTAAAGATGATGATGGTCAAATAGAATGTGCACCAAGCACTGGCGATGCGTCATATACTGCACCAGAGCCCTATATTGCAATCGGCCAAGGATTTTTTATTCAAGGAGATTCAACTGATGGTGGTCCAATCATTTTTAATAATAGCCAAAGAGAATTTAAAATAGAAGAAACTGGTACATCTGTATTTTTTAAAGGCAAAAATAATAAGTCTAAAGAGATTCTACAATCTCAATTACCGCTTTTAAAATTAGGAATGAACTTTACAGATAATCAAGAAAATCGGCTACACCGTGAAATAGGAATCTCTTTTCATGAAACAAATTCTTTTGCTTTTGATAAAGGATATGACTCTGAAATCTATGACTTAAGCGCTACTGATATGTATTGGAAATTTCCAAATGATGACCTTGCATATGTCATTGCTGGTGTGCAAGAAGTAACACCTAGTTTAGAAGTTCCTTTGGGAATTAAGATGGGTTATAATGGAAGTATTTCCATAATGATAGATGACATAAAAAACATTGATCAAGATATATTTATCAAAGATAAACTTACAAATCAAACACAAAAAATAAACAATGCTTCTGCTACTTATCAATTAGAAGAAGGTTCCTATTTAGATAGATTTGTATTATCTTTTAGTGAAGAATCTGTCCTATCTAATGATAATTTTGACCTAGTTGTTGATAATATAAAAGTCTATGTAAATAATAATAGCATTTTAATTTCTAAAGATGATGAAGTAAATATTAAAAATGTATCACTATATAGCCTTCTTGGAAAAAAAGTAAGGCTTTGGGAAATAATTAAAAACAAAAAATCTTACAGTCTAAAAATAGAAAACCAAATATCTACTGGAGTGTATATTGTTAAAATAAAAACCAGTAAAGGTGAAGTAAATAAGAAAATAATAATTGAATAA
- a CDS encoding response regulator produces the protein MKKILIIEDDNVLRENTAEFIKGQNFDVYIAEDGLMGVQQTLKHLPDLILCDISMPNMNGYDFYKTIKQIKSTSTIPLVFFSARTEIEDIRSGMQLGADDYITKPFNLYELLKVINTRLAKYNTLKQINNEKFHALIDHPTLGIYIYHNNKFLFYNNPLANIFGYNYEDFASINIVDLLDEKNCDKKKILNDLDRCLKDSTGSISIKFKASHKNSNPVLVELFGTVITYKGKPSLAGNVFKIRDLNKNLSNSKDNLETIPKLTHRELEVLKLICKGKSTLETSKILFLGQRTIDTYRSKLLDKTESKNIAELMMYAIRNRLIKIE, from the coding sequence ATGAAAAAAATTCTTATCATCGAGGATGACAATGTCTTAAGAGAAAATACAGCTGAATTCATTAAAGGTCAAAATTTTGATGTTTACATAGCAGAAGACGGACTTATGGGCGTGCAACAAACCTTGAAGCATTTGCCAGACCTTATACTTTGCGATATATCTATGCCTAATATGAACGGGTACGATTTCTACAAAACAATTAAACAAATTAAGTCTACATCTACCATTCCTTTAGTATTTTTTTCTGCCAGAACAGAAATTGAAGACATTAGATCAGGAATGCAATTGGGAGCTGATGATTATATAACTAAACCCTTCAATCTATATGAACTTTTGAAAGTTATAAATACACGTCTCGCAAAATACAATACGTTAAAGCAGATTAATAACGAAAAATTTCATGCACTTATAGATCACCCAACATTGGGAATTTATATTTATCATAATAATAAATTTTTGTTTTACAATAATCCATTAGCAAATATTTTTGGTTACAATTATGAGGATTTTGCATCTATAAATATTGTAGATCTTCTGGACGAAAAAAATTGTGACAAAAAAAAAATTTTAAATGATTTAGACCGTTGTTTAAAAGACTCAACAGGTTCTATCTCTATTAAATTTAAAGCTTCTCATAAAAACTCAAACCCTGTTTTAGTTGAGTTATTTGGAACCGTAATAACTTACAAAGGAAAACCTAGTCTAGCTGGTAATGTGTTTAAAATAAGAGATCTAAACAAAAACCTATCTAATTCTAAAGACAATCTAGAAACAATACCAAAATTAACACATAGAGAACTTGAAGTGTTAAAATTAATCTGTAAAGGAAAATCTACTTTAGAGACCTCTAAAATACTTTTTTTAGGCCAACGAACTATTGACACCTATAGATCAAAACTTTTAGATAAAACAGAAAGCAAAAACATTGCAGAACTTATGATGTATGCTATTAGAAATAGACTGATAAAAATAGAGTAA
- a CDS encoding response regulator, whose amino-acid sequence MKKILIIEDDIVLRGNTADFIKEQNFEVFLAKDGVSGIQQTLKHLPDIILCDITMPNMNGYEFYETIKNIKKTSTIPLIFFSARTENKDIRAGMQLGADDYITKPFDLFELLKIIKTRLAKYDKIEQISNDEFHALIDHPTLAIFIYQNGKFLFYNNPLANIFGYNYKDFSSISLNELLDEKNCNKDKILQEIENCLKKEKGSISIKFKATQKSLKPVFIELFASVITYKGKTSLAGNIFKLDPKHEITNRLNETMETKHKLSNRELEVLELICNGKSTSDVAGILFLGQRTVETYRANLLEKTKSKNIVELIMYAIKNKLILIN is encoded by the coding sequence ATGAAAAAAATTCTTATTATAGAAGATGACATCGTGTTAAGAGGAAATACGGCAGATTTTATTAAAGAACAAAATTTTGAAGTCTTTTTAGCTAAAGATGGGGTTTCAGGTATTCAACAAACGTTAAAACACCTACCAGACATCATTCTGTGCGACATAACTATGCCAAATATGAATGGATATGAATTTTACGAAACCATAAAAAATATAAAAAAAACAAGTACTATTCCTTTAATTTTTTTTTCTGCTAGAACAGAAAACAAAGACATAAGAGCAGGAATGCAACTAGGTGCTGATGACTATATAACAAAACCTTTCGATCTTTTTGAATTATTAAAAATAATTAAAACACGACTTGCTAAATACGATAAAATTGAGCAAATTAGCAACGATGAATTTCATGCACTTATAGATCACCCAACTTTAGCTATTTTCATATATCAAAATGGAAAATTCCTTTTTTACAACAACCCTTTAGCCAATATTTTTGGTTATAACTACAAAGACTTTTCTTCAATTAGTTTAAACGAACTTCTCGATGAAAAAAATTGTAACAAGGATAAGATTTTACAAGAAATAGAAAATTGTTTAAAAAAAGAAAAAGGTTCTATATCAATAAAATTTAAAGCCACACAAAAAAGTTTAAAACCTGTTTTTATAGAATTATTTGCATCTGTAATTACCTATAAAGGAAAAACAAGTCTTGCAGGTAATATCTTTAAATTAGACCCTAAACATGAGATTACGAACAGATTGAATGAAACAATGGAGACTAAGCACAAATTAAGTAACCGGGAACTCGAAGTTCTAGAACTAATTTGTAATGGAAAATCTACTTCAGATGTAGCAGGAATTCTTTTCCTTGGACAACGCACTGTAGAAACATACAGAGCAAATTTATTAGAAAAAACAAAAAGTAAAAACATCGTTGAACTAATAATGTATGCTATTAAAAATAAATTAATTCTTATCAATTAG
- a CDS encoding response regulator, translating to MKKILIIEDDPILRGNTAEFIRAHNFEVFTAKDGLEGVQKTLKNLPDLIICDISMPNMDGYEFYNTIKQIKSTATIPLVFFSAKTEKEDIRTGMQLGADDYITKPFDLYELLKVINTRIDKYDQLAKINTDKFHALIDHPTLGIYIYQKDKFLFYNKPLANIFGYEYDEFSSLSFEDLLDEKQCDKKEILNELDRCLKDPKGSIYHKFKTTHKNANTIFIELTGTAITYEGKSRIAGNILKLDNEGKTPLLYKTTLDSPPNITKRELEVLKLICKGKSSLETSEILKLGPRTIDTYRSKLLEKTNCKNIAELIMYAIRNRLIKLN from the coding sequence ATGAAAAAAATACTCATCATAGAAGATGACCCTATTTTAAGAGGAAATACTGCTGAATTTATTAGGGCGCATAATTTTGAGGTATTTACTGCAAAAGATGGGCTCGAAGGTGTCCAAAAAACTTTAAAAAATCTACCAGATCTTATAATTTGCGACATATCCATGCCTAACATGGATGGTTATGAATTTTATAATACAATTAAGCAAATTAAATCAACAGCTACAATTCCTTTAGTATTTTTTTCAGCAAAAACTGAAAAAGAAGACATAAGGACTGGTATGCAGTTGGGCGCTGATGACTATATTACAAAACCCTTTGATCTCTATGAATTATTAAAAGTTATTAATACGCGTATTGATAAATATGACCAGCTGGCAAAAATTAACACCGATAAATTTCACGCACTTATAGATCATCCAACTTTAGGAATTTACATTTATCAAAAGGATAAATTTCTATTTTATAATAAGCCCTTAGCCAATATTTTTGGGTACGAATACGATGAGTTTTCTTCACTAAGTTTTGAAGATCTCTTAGATGAAAAACAATGCGATAAGAAAGAGATTTTAAACGAGTTAGATCGTTGCTTAAAAGACCCTAAAGGTTCTATATACCATAAGTTTAAAACTACTCATAAAAACGCTAACACTATTTTTATTGAATTAACTGGTACAGCAATTACGTATGAGGGTAAATCTAGAATTGCAGGGAATATACTTAAACTAGATAACGAAGGTAAAACACCATTGTTATATAAAACTACGTTAGACAGTCCACCAAATATAACCAAACGAGAACTTGAAGTACTAAAACTCATTTGTAAAGGAAAATCTTCTTTAGAAACCTCTGAAATACTTAAACTAGGTCCACGCACAATAGATACATATAGATCTAAACTTTTAGAAAAAACAAATTGCAAAAACATTGCAGAACTTATAATGTACGCAATACGTAACAGGTTGATAAAATTAAATTAA
- a CDS encoding PAS domain-containing sensor histidine kinase — MTKSKNLILELKEQNVDLTIKNKTLELAKDRAEIVNRKLNLFYDISPNGHYIIESNGEIIHINKSGLSLLNKNKNDIGNLTFSEFISKKDLPNFNNFLLKIKRKCKDLPNFNDFLLKIKQTDADNSYDVELCINKKKILIQLIATYLEKEQQYLIITIKTTPKEHLNKILLENEFIFKETQRMGHIGSFKYDISSSLIELSEELYLIFGIPNGTNIDIDNWQNIVHPLDREMTSDFLKNCIVNHKSFHEEFRIIRKNDNQVRWLDGWTEIAFDNATNKQTLFGVIQDITERKLAQEKIKYTETRSHQIFESSKEGILILDAITGQITDANPFLIELIGYNYNELVGKELWQIGVFKNIAASKETFIELQNKEYIRFEDMPLKTKDGNSIDVEFVSNVYMADKNKVILCHIRDISDRKIAEKALHESGQLYYAMFEKNQTPQLLIDPINGNIIDVNSAAAKFYGHSLEEFKLMTLSDISTFPSEQILEEMKKFTITGPSYFEFIHKLASGETRDIEMYTSPLSINGQALLISTINDISKRKLEEERLVQLNKNLKEVNLLKSQFISTVSHEFRTPLAGILSSVQLLQIYGDTWDQDKKEKIFKQVFDGVQQTKALLDDVSLIDEEQTSKSFFRPTNIELIPLIEEIIEENLSVSETNQKVIVKSQLKIDNFYMDPIMIRHIFNNVISNAIKYSSKNIAFHLKEHNNNQIEFKITDEGIGIPHEEIKYLLEPFYRATNKGAAKGTGFGLSIVKRFVDLHKGEILIESAVNKGTTVTIVLPYLQ; from the coding sequence ATGACCAAATCCAAGAATTTAATTCTGGAATTAAAGGAACAGAATGTAGACCTTACGATTAAAAATAAAACGTTAGAGCTAGCAAAAGATCGAGCAGAAATAGTAAATCGTAAACTAAACTTATTTTATGACATTTCACCTAATGGGCATTATATTATTGAAAGTAATGGTGAAATTATTCATATTAACAAGAGTGGTTTAAGTCTTTTAAATAAAAATAAAAACGATATAGGTAATCTTACTTTCTCTGAATTTATTTCGAAAAAAGACCTTCCTAATTTCAATAATTTTTTACTAAAAATAAAACGGAAATGTAAAGACCTTCCTAATTTCAATGATTTTTTACTAAAAATAAAACAAACAGATGCTGATAATTCCTATGATGTAGAGTTATGCATAAATAAAAAAAAAATACTTATTCAATTAATAGCTACCTATTTAGAAAAAGAGCAACAATATCTTATAATTACCATAAAAACAACCCCAAAAGAGCATCTTAATAAAATATTATTAGAGAATGAGTTTATTTTTAAGGAAACTCAAAGAATGGGACATATTGGTTCATTTAAATACGATATATCTAGCAGCTTAATAGAGTTATCTGAAGAATTATATTTAATTTTTGGAATACCTAATGGAACGAATATAGATATTGATAATTGGCAAAACATTGTTCATCCTTTAGACAGAGAAATGACCTCTGATTTTTTAAAGAATTGTATTGTTAATCATAAATCATTTCATGAGGAATTCAGAATTATTCGCAAGAATGATAATCAAGTGAGATGGCTAGATGGTTGGACGGAAATTGCTTTTGATAACGCAACAAATAAACAGACTCTCTTTGGAGTAATCCAAGACATTACAGAACGAAAATTAGCGCAAGAAAAAATAAAATATACAGAAACTCGTTCTCATCAAATTTTTGAATCTTCTAAAGAAGGAATATTAATACTTGATGCAATTACAGGTCAGATTACAGATGCAAACCCTTTCTTAATAGAATTGATTGGATATAATTACAACGAGTTAGTAGGAAAAGAACTTTGGCAAATTGGTGTTTTTAAAAACATTGCGGCTTCTAAAGAAACTTTTATCGAATTACAAAACAAAGAATACATTAGATTTGAAGATATGCCATTGAAAACAAAAGATGGAAACTCAATAGATGTAGAATTTGTGAGTAACGTATATATGGCTGATAAGAACAAAGTAATTCTGTGCCATATTAGAGATATTTCTGATCGTAAAATAGCAGAGAAAGCATTGCATGAAAGTGGTCAATTGTATTATGCTATGTTCGAAAAAAACCAAACCCCACAACTATTAATAGACCCTATTAACGGTAATATAATCGACGTTAACTCAGCAGCAGCAAAATTTTATGGGCATTCTTTAGAAGAGTTTAAATTAATGACACTATCCGACATTAGTACGTTTCCTTCTGAACAAATACTGGAAGAGATGAAAAAATTTACAATCACAGGACCCTCTTATTTTGAGTTTATTCATAAGTTAGCTTCTGGTGAAACTAGAGATATCGAAATGTATACCAGTCCATTATCCATTAACGGACAGGCTTTATTAATTTCAACTATAAACGACATCTCTAAACGGAAGCTAGAAGAAGAAAGATTGGTACAATTAAATAAAAACTTAAAAGAAGTAAACCTCTTAAAATCGCAATTTATATCTACCGTTTCTCATGAATTTAGAACTCCTTTAGCAGGAATCTTGTCTAGTGTTCAATTATTACAAATTTATGGCGATACTTGGGACCAGGATAAAAAAGAAAAAATTTTTAAACAAGTATTTGATGGCGTACAACAAACAAAAGCTTTACTAGATGACGTTTCTCTTATAGATGAAGAACAAACTAGTAAATCTTTTTTTAGGCCAACAAACATTGAACTTATCCCGCTGATTGAAGAAATTATTGAAGAAAATTTAAGTGTATCAGAAACTAATCAAAAAGTAATTGTAAAATCTCAATTGAAAATTGACAACTTTTACATGGACCCAATAATGATTCGTCATATTTTTAATAACGTAATTTCTAATGCCATAAAATACAGTAGTAAAAACATAGCGTTTCATTTAAAAGAGCACAACAATAACCAGATAGAATTCAAAATTACAGATGAAGGAATTGGAATACCTCATGAAGAAATAAAATATTTATTAGAACCTTTTTACCGCGCTACTAACAAAGGTGCTGCAAAAGGAACAGGTTTTGGCTTATCTATTGTTAAAAGATTTGTAGACCTTCATAAAGGTGAAATATTAATCGAATCTGCTGTAAATAAAGGAACAACGGTAACTATTGTATTACCCTATTTGCAGTAG
- a CDS encoding retropepsin-like aspartic protease, with protein sequence MKRIEKILKKNKYVKIKLKRIATNHLELKAIINGVKGTFILDTGASNSCVGLDQIEYFMLDAEESENKAAGAGATDMETKQSKNNVLKIGDWRTNKCHLVLFNLSHVNTALIQHKAKEVNGIIGADILHSGKAFIDYNKNVLYLKKQKNNNIFKK encoded by the coding sequence ATGAAGCGTATTGAAAAAATATTAAAGAAGAATAAGTACGTTAAAATAAAACTAAAGAGAATTGCTACAAATCATTTAGAATTAAAAGCAATTATTAATGGTGTAAAAGGTACTTTTATTTTAGATACAGGTGCATCTAACTCTTGTGTGGGTTTAGATCAAATTGAGTATTTTATGTTGGATGCGGAAGAAAGTGAAAATAAGGCGGCCGGTGCAGGAGCAACTGACATGGAAACGAAACAATCTAAAAATAATGTTTTAAAAATTGGCGATTGGAGAACTAATAAATGTCATTTAGTGCTCTTTAATTTATCACATGTTAATACTGCTCTGATACAACATAAAGCAAAAGAAGTTAATGGAATTATTGGTGCAGATATACTACATAGTGGAAAAGCATTTATAGATTATAATAAAAACGTACTATATTTAAAGAAGCAAAAGAATAATAATATATTTAAAAAATAG